The following are encoded together in the Pseudoalteromonas shioyasakiensis genome:
- a CDS encoding DUF547 domain-containing protein produces the protein MLKQLLLIAFTFCSLSSYAKINELPEEFSDFSLNRDIKISYEDLDNLLEITVLDMGRSDRSSRKSKSSIGTRMKSHKNNDTALEANRFLFEAVTKSEIKDGFHKIRVSLEKVPDEISLNELSLDEQLAYWLNLYNTAMIEKLIEHYPVRDTEDLLFDDDSILDEEFLTVAGYKLSLNDIQHKIVFEKFGKKKPIVMYGFYQGNIGSPNLRNEAYKGSKVYHQLVENGEEFVNSNRGMQIKRKNRLYVSKYYEQTESLFTDFETELREHLEDYAEGQMKSDVKYAKRFKIDIEDWNITDLFGTERSFGASASTNPAAMLNAVVSNSDIPVSADGSSSGMGAVNVNFINDSIMMRTMDFGRFSPEMLEKIKKLNLKRQDNSGTVEIKDIDSNN, from the coding sequence ATGCTTAAACAATTATTACTAATTGCATTTACTTTTTGCTCACTTTCTTCGTACGCAAAAATAAATGAACTACCAGAAGAATTCTCCGACTTTAGCCTTAATCGAGATATAAAAATTTCATATGAGGATCTTGATAACTTACTTGAAATAACAGTTCTTGATATGGGTAGGTCAGATAGAAGCTCACGTAAATCGAAGTCATCAATTGGCACAAGAATGAAATCCCACAAAAATAATGATACAGCTTTGGAGGCTAATCGTTTTTTATTTGAGGCAGTAACCAAATCAGAAATAAAAGATGGCTTTCACAAAATTCGTGTTAGCTTAGAAAAAGTACCTGACGAAATTTCTCTGAACGAACTTAGCCTTGATGAGCAATTGGCCTACTGGCTTAACCTTTACAATACAGCGATGATTGAAAAGTTAATTGAGCACTACCCTGTTCGCGATACAGAAGACCTTCTTTTTGATGATGATTCAATTTTAGATGAAGAATTTTTAACCGTTGCTGGTTATAAGCTTTCATTGAATGATATCCAACATAAAATCGTTTTCGAAAAGTTCGGTAAAAAGAAACCAATTGTTATGTACGGCTTTTATCAAGGTAATATTGGTAGCCCAAACCTGCGTAATGAAGCTTATAAAGGCAGCAAAGTATACCATCAACTAGTTGAAAACGGTGAAGAGTTTGTAAACTCGAATAGGGGTATGCAAATTAAGCGTAAAAACCGCCTTTATGTATCTAAGTATTATGAGCAAACTGAATCATTGTTTACTGACTTCGAAACTGAGTTACGTGAACATTTAGAGGACTACGCTGAAGGTCAAATGAAAAGCGATGTTAAATACGCAAAACGGTTTAAAATTGACATTGAAGATTGGAATATAACCGACTTATTTGGAACAGAACGTAGTTTTGGTGCATCTGCCTCAACTAACCCTGCGGCTATGTTAAACGCTGTAGTGAGTAATTCTGATATACCAGTCTCTGCAGATGGCAGTAGCTCAGGCATGGGTGCCGTTAATGTTAACTTTATTAATGACTCTATCATGATGCGAACGATGGATTTTGGTCGCTTCTCACCTGAAATGTTAGAAAAAATTAAAAAGCTTAACTTAAAACGCCAAGACAATAGCGGTACTGTTGAGATCAAAGATATAGATTCAAACAATTAA